In Procambarus clarkii isolate CNS0578487 chromosome 50, FALCON_Pclarkii_2.0, whole genome shotgun sequence, one genomic interval encodes:
- the LOC123772723 gene encoding synaptic vesicle membrane protein VAT-1 homolog-like, with translation MTDTDTKTAAEAKTEVVEEAPKDVKSEEAEAPKEMRAVILNGFGGLKCVKIVRRPHPALADGEVLVRVQLCGVSFQDVMVRQGFTEAPPKIPFILGFECAGVVEAVADDVNNFKVGDRVVALPDHRAWAELVPVPAKYVYAVPEAMPLQEAIAVTVSYTVAYMLIHDLGNISSGHTVLVHSAGGSVGQAICSLLRNMGGITIIGVASKTKHEDIKDSVTHLIDRGSDTPTEVRKVCPDGVDIVLDCQGGEECNKGYSLLKPLGRYILFGPSSIVTGETKSILSVIKSWRQVDKVSPLRLYEDNRAIFGFNLRRLLYQQAGGHERVRCVVEEVYKLWQSGVAKACIDSTFALEDVTEAMMKMHERRNVGKLLLDLSMEPKAVPTTPGKGKKEEKKDEGKKEEKKEETKKEKKDEGKKEDDETKGEKETDLVKSDEVKAEGK, from the exons ATGACTGACACGGACaccaagaccgctgccgaggctAAGACCGAGGTGGTCGAGGAGGCCCCCAAGGACGTTAAGAGCGAGGAGGCGGAGGCGCCCAAGGAAATGAGAGCCGTGATACTGAACGGGTTCGGCGGCCTCAAGTGTGTGAAGATCGTGCGGCGGCCTCATCCAGCCCTCGCAGATGGCGAGGTCCTCGTCAGGGTCCAGCTCTG CGGGGTGAGCTTCCAGGACGTGATGGTGCGCCAAGGCTTCACGGAAGCCCCGCCCAAGATCCCCTTCATCCTGGGCTTCGAGTGTGCTGGCGTGGTAGAGGCTGTCGCCGATGATGTCAATAACTTTAAG GTTGGCGACAGAGTGGTTGCCTTGCCCGACCACCGAGCTTGGGCAGAACTGGTGCCTGTACCTGCCAAATACGTGTATGCCGTGCCAGAGGCGATGCCTCTACAG GAAGCAATTGCTGTAACAGTGAGCTACACTGTGGCTTATATGCTAATCCACGACTTGGGCAATATATCTTCTGGCCACACGGTTCTCGTTCATTCAGCTGGTGGTTCTGTG GGGCAAGCTATATGTTCTCTCCTACGTAACATGGGTGGCATCACTATAATTGGTGTGGCTTCAAAAACAAAGCATGAAGATATTAAAGATTCTGTTACCCACCTCATTGATCGTGGCAGTGATACTCCAACTGAAGTACGCAA GGTGTGTCCAGATGGTGTTGATATTGTATTGGACTGCCAAGGAGGAGAAGAGTGCAACAAGGGTTATAGTCTTCTGAAACCACTAGGCCGGTACATTCTTTTTG GCCCTTCCAGTATCGTCACGGGGGAGACAAAGAGCATCCTTAGCGTCATAAAATCG TGGCGGCAGGTGGACAAGGTGTCGCCATTAAGGCTGTATGAAGACAACAGGGCTATCTTCGGCTTCAATCTCCGTCGTCTACTCTACCAGCAG GCTGGTGGCCATGAAAGGGTCAGGTGCGTTGTTGAGGAAGTGTACAAGCTGTGGCAGAGTGGGGTTGCAAAGGCGTGCATAGATTCTACCTTTGCGCTTGAAGAT GTGACTGAAGCCATGATGAAGATGCATGAAAGACGTAATGTTGGTAAACTTCTGCTGGACTTGTCTATGGAACCAAAGGCTGTCCCTACCACTCCAGGcaaaggaaagaaggaagaaaagaaagATGAAGGGAAAAAGGAAGAGAAAAAAGAAGAAACGAAGAAGGAAAAGAAAGATGAAGGCAAGAAGGAAGACGATGAAACTAAAGGTGAAAAAGAAACGGACTTGGTAAAATCAGACGAGGTAAAGGCTGAAGGCAAATAA